A single genomic interval of Calditrichota bacterium harbors:
- the gap gene encoding type I glyceraldehyde-3-phosphate dehydrogenase, whose amino-acid sequence MSVRVAINGFGRIGRLVFRVIQETEGVEVVAINDLTDAKTLAHLLKYDSVHGRFPGDVSFEGDTLVAGGSKAKVLAERDPANLPWGKIGVDVVVEATGIFRAKAQIMNHINAGAKKVVLTVPAKDQIDNTIVLGVNDDDLKASDLIVSNASCTTNCLAPVAKVLHDSFGIKRGLMTTIHGYTNDQRILDLPHSDLRRARAAAENIIPTTTGAAKAVGKVITELNGKLDGGAMRVPVSDGSLVDLVCELEKDTTVEEINAAVKAAANGPMKGILEYTEDPIVSTDIIDNPHSSVFDALSTTVMGGNFIKILSWYDNEWGYSCRVVDLLKRMATM is encoded by the coding sequence ATGAGTGTTCGTGTAGCAATAAACGGTTTTGGCCGTATTGGAAGATTGGTTTTCCGGGTTATCCAGGAAACAGAAGGCGTTGAGGTTGTGGCAATTAATGATTTGACAGACGCAAAAACCTTGGCCCACTTATTAAAATATGATTCAGTCCATGGCCGTTTCCCCGGCGATGTTAGTTTTGAAGGAGATACTTTGGTAGCAGGAGGATCCAAAGCAAAAGTATTGGCAGAAAGAGATCCTGCAAACTTGCCATGGGGAAAAATTGGTGTGGATGTTGTTGTTGAAGCAACTGGTATTTTCCGCGCAAAAGCACAAATTATGAATCACATAAATGCCGGCGCTAAAAAAGTGGTTTTAACAGTCCCCGCAAAAGATCAAATTGATAACACCATCGTTTTAGGCGTAAACGATGATGATTTAAAAGCATCCGATCTTATTGTTTCAAATGCCTCTTGCACAACAAACTGCCTAGCGCCTGTTGCAAAGGTTTTACATGATTCATTTGGAATTAAACGTGGTCTAATGACTACAATCCATGGTTATACAAACGATCAGCGTATTCTGGATTTACCGCATTCCGATTTACGCCGTGCCCGTGCTGCAGCCGAAAATATTATCCCAACAACAACCGGGGCTGCAAAAGCGGTTGGTAAAGTTATAACTGAATTAAATGGAAAACTGGATGGCGGCGCGATGCGTGTTCCTGTTAGTGACGGTTCTTTAGTTGACCTCGTTTGTGAATTGGAAAAAGATACAACAGTTGAAGAAATAAACGCTGCAGTTAAAGCGGCAGCAAACGGCCCGATGAAAGGAATTCTTGAATATACAGAAGACCCAATCGTTTCTACGGATATTATTGACAATCCGCATTCAAGTGTTTTTGATGCGCTGTCAACAACTGTTATGGGTGGCAACTTCATAAAAATACTTTCCTGGTATGATAATGAATGGGGTTACTCTTGCCGTGTTGTTGATTTGTTGAAAAGAATGGCGACAATGTAG
- a CDS encoding phosphatase PAP2 family protein, with amino-acid sequence MIEFFNQIDTALFIFLNVTIANPVFDIIMPFITNKWTWVPVWLLLMVGLIWKGGKQGRWILLVAILTVSSSDLIAYRVLKKNIKRVRPCNVIEQTHLTVRRSKSPSMPSNHASNFFALATIFSYFFRRYRYWFYGTATLVAFSRISVGVHYPFDALAGALLGYLLARLMIYLYNKFIYPRFILT; translated from the coding sequence ATGATTGAATTTTTTAACCAGATTGACACCGCATTATTTATCTTCCTGAATGTGACAATTGCTAACCCTGTTTTTGATATAATAATGCCATTTATTACTAATAAGTGGACCTGGGTTCCGGTTTGGCTTTTACTGATGGTTGGGCTGATTTGGAAGGGTGGCAAACAAGGTAGATGGATTTTACTGGTGGCAATCCTGACAGTTTCAAGTTCCGATTTGATTGCTTACCGGGTTTTGAAGAAAAATATTAAACGTGTCCGGCCTTGTAATGTAATCGAACAAACTCATCTCACAGTTAGAAGAAGCAAATCACCTTCTATGCCATCGAACCATGCTTCAAACTTTTTTGCTCTTGCAACTATATTTTCCTATTTCTTCCGCCGATATAGATATTGGTTCTATGGAACTGCAACGCTTGTGGCCTTTTCCAGAATATCAGTTGGTGTACACTATCCATTTGACGCATTGGCCGGAGCCTTATTAGGATACTTACTTGCCAGGTTGATGATTTATTTATATAACAAATTTATTTATCCCAGATTTATTTTAACTTGA
- the secG gene encoding preprotein translocase subunit SecG: MYTFLVTLFVLLSFLMIVIILLQAGKGQGLAGAIGGGMAGQSMFGGRGAADFLTKATTYIATAYMVLALGIGLLYKSEAEDTQKSLIQKKMEEQQANEQPSSLPVANPSGDVIPEIPAQETQE, encoded by the coding sequence ATGTATACGTTTCTTGTAACACTATTTGTACTTCTTAGTTTTTTAATGATTGTAATTATCCTTTTACAGGCTGGAAAAGGCCAGGGTTTAGCCGGCGCGATTGGCGGGGGAATGGCCGGACAAAGTATGTTTGGCGGACGTGGCGCTGCTGATTTTCTTACAAAAGCTACCACCTACATAGCCACAGCATATATGGTTTTAGCCCTTGGGATTGGATTATTATATAAAAGCGAAGCTGAAGATACTCAAAAAAGTCTGATCCAGAAAAAAATGGAAGAACAACAAGCTAATGAACAACCTTCTTCATTACCTGTTGCCAATCCAAGTGGAGATGTAATTCCGGAAATTCCAGCTCAGGAAACACAAGAATAG
- a CDS encoding phosphoglycerate kinase, with protein sequence MAKLTIDNVDCRDKKVLIRCDFNVPLDENLEITDDRRIESSLKTIKKVLSDGGSAILCSHLGRPKGEVKENMRLLPVAKRLSELLDTNVPLAPDCIGSDVLAMKNDLKPGQALLLENLRFHNEETKNDSDFARQLAQGCDIFVNDAFGTAHRAHASTHGVTEYFDQCAGGYLIEKELKFLGDAIANPERPMVAILGGAKISSKIDVIYNLLGKVDSLIIGGGMAYTFFKAQGFEIGSSLLEEDKLEIALEIMDKAKSSTTKLLLPVDILAADNFDNDARSEIFSYDSLSSKMMGLDCGPKTIEKFSQVVSNAKTIIWNGPMGVFEMPNFAHGTFLIAQAMVEATEKGAITIVGGGDSAAAVSKFGIDDKLSHISTGGGASLEFLEGKELPGIAALTEV encoded by the coding sequence ATGGCCAAGCTGACAATTGATAATGTAGATTGCAGGGATAAAAAAGTTTTAATACGATGCGATTTTAACGTTCCATTGGATGAAAACCTTGAGATTACGGATGACCGTAGAATAGAATCTTCTCTTAAAACCATAAAAAAAGTTTTATCGGACGGTGGCTCTGCAATACTCTGTTCTCACCTTGGCAGACCAAAAGGCGAAGTTAAAGAGAATATGCGCTTATTACCTGTTGCAAAAAGGTTGTCTGAATTACTCGACACAAATGTACCATTGGCACCAGATTGCATAGGCAGCGATGTTTTGGCTATGAAAAATGATTTGAAACCCGGCCAGGCCCTGCTTCTTGAAAATCTCCGCTTTCATAATGAAGAGACAAAAAATGATTCTGATTTTGCCCGGCAACTGGCACAAGGTTGTGACATTTTTGTAAATGATGCGTTTGGAACGGCACATCGTGCTCACGCTTCTACACACGGGGTTACTGAATATTTTGATCAGTGTGCCGGAGGCTACCTGATTGAGAAAGAATTAAAATTTTTAGGAGATGCTATTGCAAATCCGGAAAGACCGATGGTTGCAATTTTAGGTGGTGCAAAAATCTCCAGCAAAATTGATGTAATTTACAACTTGCTCGGAAAAGTGGACTCACTGATAATCGGTGGTGGAATGGCTTACACTTTTTTTAAAGCACAAGGTTTTGAGATTGGCTCCTCATTGTTGGAAGAAGATAAACTTGAAATTGCTTTAGAGATTATGGACAAAGCAAAATCCAGTACAACAAAACTATTACTCCCTGTTGACATTCTTGCTGCAGATAATTTTGATAATGATGCCAGAAGTGAAATTTTTTCTTATGATTCACTAAGCAGCAAAATGATGGGTTTGGATTGTGGTCCAAAAACTATTGAAAAATTTAGCCAGGTCGTTTCCAATGCAAAAACAATAATCTGGAACGGGCCAATGGGTGTTTTTGAAATGCCCAATTTTGCCCATGGTACTTTTCTCATAGCACAAGCAATGGTTGAAGCCACAGAAAAAGGCGCCATAACAATTGTTGGTGGTGGAGATTCTGCTGCAGCTGTTTCAAAGTTTGGCATCGATGATAAATTAAGCCATATTTCTACAGGTGGAGGTGCTTCATTGGAATTTCTTGAAGGCAAAGAACTACCGGGAATTGCTGCTTTAACAGAGGTTTAA
- a CDS encoding bifunctional oligoribonuclease/PAP phosphatase NrnA: MAINLETEKKIADILDFVNKNDNYLLTAHVNADGDAIASVLAFSLFLDRLNKTYSIILHDQKIEEKYRYLKNWEKIISFNESDLSSYKNKINVALIFDSPGDRRIGDVASIVDKKNGNIKIDHHPSETDYSALDWVDTSASSVASMVFEIINASDIDIDKNMAEAIYTGIVYDTGRLSFSNTRTKDLEICANMVDLGVEPGKITNNLFFDNSAHSLKVIGIGLSNITQFCDGRVSLIPLFEKDMENVDPGDIEVLANHSVSVRNTEVGVFVREREPGFFKLSLRSKEYVDVSKIAGQLDGGGHKRASGCRFTGSYDELIKKLIPIIEKEL; the protein is encoded by the coding sequence ATGGCTATTAATCTAGAAACCGAAAAAAAAATTGCAGATATCCTGGATTTTGTAAATAAAAATGATAATTATCTTTTAACTGCACATGTTAACGCAGATGGTGATGCCATTGCTTCTGTTTTGGCCTTCAGCCTTTTTCTGGACCGGCTTAATAAAACCTATTCAATCATTTTACATGATCAAAAGATTGAGGAAAAATATAGATATCTAAAAAACTGGGAAAAAATCATTTCTTTTAATGAATCGGATCTTTCGAGTTATAAGAATAAAATAAATGTTGCGTTAATTTTTGATTCACCTGGGGATCGAAGGATTGGTGATGTAGCTAGCATTGTTGATAAAAAAAATGGAAATATAAAAATTGATCATCACCCATCGGAGACAGATTACAGCGCGCTTGATTGGGTAGACACATCCGCTTCTTCAGTTGCATCGATGGTTTTTGAAATTATTAATGCCAGCGATATTGATATTGACAAAAATATGGCAGAGGCTATTTATACAGGTATTGTTTATGATACAGGCCGGCTTTCTTTTTCAAATACCCGTACAAAAGATCTGGAAATCTGTGCCAATATGGTCGACCTTGGTGTTGAGCCTGGCAAAATTACAAATAATTTATTTTTTGATAACAGCGCCCATTCTTTAAAAGTTATTGGAATAGGGCTGAGTAATATTACTCAATTTTGTGATGGTAGGGTTTCACTTATTCCTCTGTTTGAAAAAGATATGGAAAATGTAGATCCCGGTGATATTGAAGTTTTGGCTAACCACAGTGTTTCTGTTAGAAATACGGAGGTTGGAGTTTTTGTACGTGAAAGGGAGCCTGGTTTTTTTAAATTAAGTTTGCGTTCCAAGGAGTATGTTGATGTTAGTAAAATTGCCGGCCAGCTTGATGGAGGTGGTCACAAACGCGCCTCGGGCTGCCGTTTTACAGGCAGTTATGATGAGCTGATTAAAAAACTAATCCCGATTATTGAAAAAGAACTTTGA
- a CDS encoding triose-phosphate isomerase, with amino-acid sequence MKRKKVIAGNWKLHKSNSEAQQLANQIKIRSTDIKNADIILCPPYTALTVVHDVIKDSEIGLGAQNMYWEKSGAFTGEINAEMIKSTGAGYVIIGHSERRQYFGETDETVNKKIKAALDEGLKPIVCVGESLEERESDITAKIIETQVNGALSGLTAQQMADLIIAYEPVWAIGTGKTATPEQAQEVHAQIRALVDSQFGNDVSSNIRIQYGGSVKEENAEILLGQPDIDGALVGGACLKAETFLPIIQAAEKL; translated from the coding sequence ATGAAACGTAAAAAAGTAATTGCCGGAAACTGGAAGTTACACAAATCAAATAGTGAAGCACAGCAATTGGCAAACCAAATAAAAATCCGTTCTACAGATATTAAAAATGCTGACATCATTTTATGCCCGCCTTACACTGCGCTCACTGTCGTACATGATGTAATTAAAGATTCAGAAATCGGCCTAGGTGCACAAAACATGTATTGGGAAAAATCAGGTGCGTTTACAGGTGAAATAAATGCGGAAATGATTAAAAGTACAGGCGCCGGCTATGTGATTATCGGCCACTCGGAAAGACGGCAATATTTTGGCGAAACAGATGAAACAGTAAACAAGAAAATTAAAGCTGCTTTGGATGAAGGTTTAAAGCCAATAGTTTGTGTTGGTGAAAGCCTTGAAGAACGTGAATCTGACATCACCGCAAAAATAATTGAAACCCAGGTTAATGGTGCGTTATCCGGTTTAACAGCTCAACAAATGGCAGATTTGATTATTGCTTATGAACCTGTGTGGGCTATCGGGACAGGGAAAACAGCAACACCGGAGCAAGCCCAGGAAGTTCATGCTCAAATCCGCGCACTGGTGGATAGCCAGTTTGGCAACGATGTATCTTCCAATATCCGCATTCAGTATGGTGGTAGTGTTAAAGAAGAAAATGCAGAAATTCTACTGGGGCAACCAGATATAGATGGCGCACTTGTTGGTGGCGCCTGCTTAAAGGCAGAAACATTTTTACCAATTATCCAGGCAGCGGAAAAGCTTTAA